One region of Streptomyces rishiriensis genomic DNA includes:
- a CDS encoding organic hydroperoxide resistance protein: protein MDALYTAVATATHGRDGRAVSSDGRIDLQLAPPVELGGNGQGTNPEQLFAAGYAACFGSALGLVGRQAKVDVTDAAVTAEVGIGKQGEGFGLKVTLRVELPDGLDEATGRKLVESAHQVCPYSNATRGNIEVDLVIE from the coding sequence ATGGACGCGCTCTACACCGCAGTCGCCACCGCCACCCACGGCCGCGACGGTCGCGCCGTCTCCTCCGACGGCAGGATCGACCTTCAGCTGGCCCCGCCGGTGGAGCTGGGCGGCAACGGTCAGGGCACCAACCCCGAGCAGCTCTTCGCCGCCGGTTACGCGGCCTGCTTCGGCAGCGCCCTCGGTCTCGTCGGACGCCAGGCGAAGGTCGACGTCACCGACGCCGCCGTGACCGCCGAGGTCGGCATAGGCAAGCAGGGCGAGGGCTTCGGCCTCAAGGTGACGCTGCGCGTCGAACTGCCCGACGGTCTGGACGAGGCGACCGGCCGCAAGCTGGTCGAGAGCGCCCACCAGGTCTGCCCCTACTCCAACGCCACCCGCGGCAACATCGAGGTCGACCTCGTCATCGAGTAG
- a CDS encoding MarR family winged helix-turn-helix transcriptional regulator: protein MSPTPTPAAQENTEENWLRLDTQICFSLHAASRAFNGVYRVILKELGLTYPQYLVLLVLWEHGELPVKKLGEHLRLDSGTLSPLLKRLESAGLVRRERSSRDERSVEIRLTEEGSALRGRALRVPRRIVSATGFDLDEIRDLREQLDQLTSALDAAALEEEPEHG, encoded by the coding sequence ATGAGCCCGACGCCCACACCCGCAGCGCAGGAGAACACCGAGGAGAACTGGCTCCGCCTGGACACCCAGATCTGCTTCTCCCTGCACGCCGCCTCGCGCGCCTTCAACGGCGTGTACCGCGTGATCCTCAAGGAACTCGGGCTGACCTACCCCCAGTACCTGGTGCTGCTGGTCCTGTGGGAGCACGGCGAACTGCCCGTCAAGAAGCTCGGCGAACACCTGCGCCTCGACTCCGGCACCCTCTCCCCGCTGCTCAAGCGGCTGGAGTCGGCCGGCCTGGTGCGCAGGGAGCGCAGCTCCCGTGACGAGCGCTCGGTGGAGATCCGGCTCACCGAGGAGGGCTCCGCCCTGCGCGGGCGGGCGCTGCGGGTGCCGCGCCGGATCGTTTCGGCGACCGGGTTCGACCTGGACGAGATCCGGGACCTGCGCGAGCAGCTCGACCAGCTCACCTCGGCCCTCGACGCGGCAGCCCTGGAGGAGGAGCCGGAGCACGGCTGA
- a CDS encoding glycosyltransferase family 87 protein has product MLWLLAHDSLPMLGGRVAREVWRGYHHWYGTLSAGAFPARDTLWQYPPGAGPVLLAPGALPWWTYLQAFVALTVAADAVIALALARTGLRPGRSLYGAALWVGGLPLLLRLPLARYDVQVTALAVVSLLALARSTRVCGAFAALGALVKVWPALALLGVPRGRDTRSVWTSTAVTGASFLALLALAFRDPLAFLLQQGGRGVQIESLGGTVLSLASHAGWPGEVRYRYGAMEFTGPGVPAVAHLSLALTAAAFGLLLLWRIRARRWTEATPYDAALSAVLLFTVTSRVISPQYMIWLLGLAAVCLTSRHTTQRPVAALVLAATAVSSVIFPLLYPEVIDRTWTGTALMLVRNGLLTTAAALSLIRLWRSGIPRAVPAARGPRRHRQIIRTPAAQ; this is encoded by the coding sequence ATGCTGTGGCTGCTCGCCCACGACTCGCTGCCCATGCTCGGCGGCCGCGTCGCGCGGGAGGTGTGGCGCGGTTACCACCACTGGTACGGCACCCTGTCGGCCGGCGCCTTCCCCGCGCGGGACACGCTGTGGCAGTACCCGCCGGGCGCGGGACCGGTACTGCTGGCGCCCGGGGCGCTGCCCTGGTGGACGTACCTTCAGGCGTTCGTCGCCCTGACGGTCGCCGCGGACGCGGTGATCGCCCTGGCCCTGGCCCGCACGGGCCTCCGCCCCGGCCGCAGTCTGTACGGCGCCGCGCTGTGGGTGGGCGGGCTGCCCCTGCTCCTGCGCCTTCCGCTCGCCCGCTACGACGTGCAGGTCACGGCCCTCGCCGTGGTCTCGCTGCTGGCACTGGCGCGGTCCACGCGCGTGTGCGGGGCGTTCGCGGCGCTGGGCGCGCTGGTGAAGGTGTGGCCGGCGCTGGCGCTGCTCGGGGTGCCGAGGGGCCGGGACACCAGGTCGGTGTGGACGTCGACGGCGGTGACCGGAGCCTCGTTTCTGGCGCTCCTCGCGCTGGCGTTCCGCGACCCCCTCGCCTTCCTGCTCCAGCAGGGCGGCAGAGGCGTGCAGATCGAGTCCCTGGGCGGCACGGTGCTCTCCCTCGCCTCGCACGCCGGCTGGCCGGGCGAGGTCCGTTACCGCTACGGCGCGATGGAGTTCACCGGGCCCGGCGTCCCGGCCGTCGCCCATCTCTCCCTGGCCCTCACCGCCGCCGCCTTCGGTCTGCTGCTGCTGTGGCGGATCCGTGCCCGGCGCTGGACGGAGGCGACACCGTACGACGCGGCGCTGAGCGCCGTGCTGCTGTTCACCGTCACCAGCCGGGTCATCAGCCCGCAGTACATGATCTGGCTGCTGGGGCTGGCCGCCGTCTGCCTGACCTCACGGCACACCACCCAGCGCCCGGTCGCCGCGCTGGTCCTGGCGGCGACCGCGGTCAGCTCGGTGATCTTCCCGCTCCTCTACCCGGAGGTCATCGACCGCACCTGGACCGGCACCGCGCTCATGCTCGTACGCAACGGCCTGCTGACCACCGCCGCCGCCCTGTCCCTCATCCGCCTCTGGCGCTCCGGCATCCCCCGCGCCGTACCCGCCGCACGAGGTCCTCGACGGCACCGCCAGATCATCCGGACGCCTGCCGCACAGTGA
- a CDS encoding LuxR C-terminal-related transcriptional regulator codes for MRVVMAEDNALLREGMVLLLASAGHEVVAVVGSGPEVLPALLRHRPDVAVLDVRMPPDFRDEGLRAALEAREKIPGLPVLVLSQYVEESYAAELLGGGANGVGYLLKDRVGRVDEFLDALERVASGGTALDPEVVTELLSRRRGSPLDSLTPREREVLKLMAEGRDNTTIAGALVITERSVSKHIGNVFLKLGLPSSDSGHRRVLAVLAYLNNA; via the coding sequence ATGAGAGTCGTGATGGCCGAGGACAACGCCCTGCTCAGGGAGGGCATGGTCCTGCTGCTGGCATCGGCCGGGCACGAGGTCGTGGCGGTCGTCGGCTCCGGCCCCGAGGTCCTGCCGGCGCTCCTGCGGCACCGGCCGGACGTGGCGGTGCTCGACGTGCGGATGCCTCCGGACTTCCGCGACGAGGGGCTGCGGGCCGCGCTGGAGGCCCGCGAGAAGATCCCCGGCCTGCCGGTGCTGGTGCTCTCCCAGTACGTCGAGGAGTCCTACGCCGCCGAGCTGCTGGGCGGGGGCGCGAACGGGGTCGGCTATCTGCTGAAGGACCGGGTGGGCCGGGTGGACGAGTTCCTCGACGCCCTGGAGCGGGTCGCCTCCGGCGGTACGGCGCTCGACCCCGAGGTCGTCACGGAACTGCTGTCCCGCCGCCGCGGCTCACCGCTGGACTCGCTCACCCCGCGCGAGCGCGAGGTGCTGAAGCTCATGGCCGAGGGCCGCGACAACACGACCATCGCGGGCGCCCTCGTCATCACCGAGCGGTCGGTCAGCAAACACATCGGCAACGTGTTCCTGAAACTGGGCCTCCCGTCGAGCGACAGCGGCCACCGACGCGTACTGGCCGTACTGGCGTACCTCAACAACGCCTGA
- a CDS encoding TetR/AcrR family transcriptional regulator, whose protein sequence is MLVRMTTNATNADGPQARPRRRAPAGAAVLREDVTEAIRGAVFEELAAVGYARMSIEGIARRAGVGKTAVYRRWRSKLHLVLDIVSVIAVQGLPAPETGSLEGDLRMLYEVSSRALRHPVASQIIPDLQAEAARNPDIAEALQKALKQGQEEVALKIVAAAEQRGEVRQGLDEELALDLISGPLYWRSVVIRSPKLPKGYLGALARATTEAIKAL, encoded by the coding sequence ATGCTGGTCCGCATGACGACGAACGCGACGAACGCCGACGGACCCCAGGCGCGCCCGCGCCGCCGGGCTCCCGCGGGCGCGGCCGTGCTCCGCGAGGATGTGACGGAGGCCATCCGGGGCGCCGTGTTCGAGGAACTCGCGGCTGTCGGCTACGCGCGGATGTCCATCGAGGGCATCGCCCGGCGCGCCGGGGTGGGCAAGACCGCGGTGTACCGGCGCTGGCGCTCCAAGCTGCATCTGGTGCTCGACATCGTCTCGGTGATCGCCGTGCAGGGGCTGCCGGCCCCGGAGACGGGCAGCCTCGAGGGCGATCTGCGCATGCTCTACGAGGTGAGCTCCCGGGCCCTGCGGCATCCGGTGGCCTCGCAGATCATCCCCGACCTCCAGGCCGAGGCGGCCCGCAACCCGGACATCGCCGAGGCCCTGCAGAAGGCGTTGAAGCAGGGGCAGGAAGAGGTCGCCCTGAAGATCGTGGCGGCGGCCGAGCAGCGCGGCGAGGTCCGCCAGGGGCTAGACGAGGAGCTGGCGCTCGATCTGATCTCCGGTCCGCTTTACTGGCGTTCGGTCGTGATCCGCAGCCCGAAGCTGCCCAAGGGCTACCTGGGCGCGCTGGCTCGTGCGACCACCGAGGCGATCAAGGCGCTGTGA
- a CDS encoding ABC transporter permease codes for MSQVLHTPPQTQGAPHGDLAALAARHGLTVSGARPSLPEYIRQLWARRHFITAFATAKLTAQYSQAKLGQVWQVMTPLLNAAVYYFIFGVLLETKKGVADFIPFLVTGVFVWTFTQSSIMAGTRAIGGSIGLVRALHFPRAALPISFCLQQLQQLLFSMAALLIILFAVGVPPALSWFLVLPALTLQFVFNAGVSMILARLGANTPDISQLMPFILRTWMYISGVMWSIDNLLEKHQGMPTWVADLLRANPAAVYIDLMRFALIDSFHAGQLPPHVWLVATGWALLAGVGGFIYFWKAEETYGRG; via the coding sequence GTGAGTCAGGTCCTCCACACACCGCCCCAGACGCAGGGCGCCCCCCACGGCGACCTCGCGGCTCTGGCCGCCCGTCACGGCCTCACGGTCAGCGGCGCCCGCCCGTCCCTGCCCGAGTACATCCGCCAGCTCTGGGCGCGCCGCCACTTCATCACCGCGTTCGCCACCGCCAAGCTCACCGCCCAGTACAGCCAGGCGAAGCTGGGCCAGGTCTGGCAGGTGATGACCCCGCTGCTGAACGCGGCGGTCTACTACTTCATCTTCGGCGTCCTGCTGGAGACCAAGAAGGGCGTCGCGGACTTCATCCCGTTCCTGGTCACGGGCGTGTTCGTCTGGACGTTCACCCAGAGCTCGATCATGGCGGGCACCCGGGCCATCGGCGGCAGCATCGGTCTGGTGCGGGCCCTGCACTTCCCCCGGGCCGCACTGCCGATCTCGTTCTGCCTCCAGCAACTCCAGCAGCTGCTGTTCTCGATGGCCGCCCTGCTGATCATCCTGTTCGCCGTGGGCGTGCCGCCGGCGCTGTCCTGGTTCCTCGTCCTGCCGGCCCTGACACTGCAGTTCGTCTTCAACGCCGGCGTCTCGATGATCCTGGCCCGGCTCGGCGCGAACACCCCGGACATCTCCCAGCTGATGCCGTTCATCCTGCGCACCTGGATGTACATCTCGGGCGTGATGTGGAGCATCGACAACCTGCTCGAGAAGCACCAGGGCATGCCGACCTGGGTCGCCGACCTGCTGCGGGCCAACCCCGCCGCCGTCTACATCGACCTGATGCGCTTCGCGCTGATCGACAGCTTCCACGCCGGCCAGCTGCCGCCCCACGTGTGGCTGGTCGCGACCGGCTGGGCGCTGCTCGCCGGTGTCGGCGGCTTCATCTACTTCTGGAAGGCTGAGGAGACGTACGGCCGTGGCTGA
- a CDS encoding ABC transporter ATP-binding protein: MAETATRTAPTEPVDERAPTVIADGVDIVYRINGTGSGRGSATAALNRIIRPRQAQKAAGMRTVHAVKNVTFIAYKGEAIGLIGTNGSGKSTLLKGIAGLQPVENGKIYTDGQPSLLGVNAALMGDLTGERNVYLGGLAMGMTREQIKERYQEIVDFSGINEKGDFISLPMRTYSSGMGSRLRFSIAAAKDHDVLLIDEALSTGDARFQARSAERIQEMRAHAGTVFLVSHSNAAIRDTCDRVLWLERGELRMDGPTEEVLEAYEAFTGDKKKKPRPKPA; encoded by the coding sequence GTGGCTGAGACCGCAACGCGCACCGCGCCCACCGAGCCCGTCGACGAGCGGGCCCCCACCGTCATCGCGGACGGCGTCGACATCGTCTACCGGATCAACGGCACCGGCAGCGGCCGGGGCAGCGCGACGGCCGCCCTCAACCGCATCATCCGCCCCCGGCAGGCGCAGAAGGCCGCCGGCATGCGCACGGTGCACGCCGTCAAGAACGTCACCTTCATCGCGTACAAGGGCGAGGCGATCGGCCTCATCGGCACCAACGGCTCCGGCAAGTCGACCCTGCTCAAGGGCATCGCGGGCCTCCAGCCGGTGGAGAACGGCAAGATCTACACCGACGGCCAGCCCTCCCTGCTCGGCGTCAACGCGGCCCTGATGGGCGATCTGACCGGCGAACGCAACGTCTACCTGGGCGGGCTCGCCATGGGGATGACGCGCGAACAGATCAAGGAGCGCTACCAGGAGATCGTCGACTTCTCCGGCATCAACGAGAAGGGCGACTTCATCTCCCTGCCCATGCGGACCTACTCCTCCGGCATGGGATCCCGGCTGCGTTTCTCCATCGCCGCCGCCAAGGACCACGACGTGCTGCTCATCGACGAGGCACTGTCGACCGGTGACGCGCGGTTCCAGGCACGTTCGGCGGAGCGCATCCAGGAGATGCGCGCGCACGCCGGCACGGTCTTCCTGGTCAGCCACAGCAACGCCGCGATCCGCGACACCTGCGACCGGGTGCTGTGGCTGGAGCGCGGCGAACTGCGTATGGACGGCCCCACGGAGGAGGTCCTGGAGGCGTACGAGGCGTTCACCGGGGACAAGAAGAAGAAGCCCAGGCCGAAGCCCGCCTGA
- a CDS encoding NAD-glutamate dehydrogenase, which yields MQTKLDEAKAELLERAARVAENSPVGGHLPTGTTSEGTPGTPDHATLLAFLQRYYLHTAQEDLNGRDPVDVFGAALSHYRLAENRPQGTANVRVHTPTVEENGWTCSHSVVEVVTDDMPFLVDSVTNELTRQGRGIHLVIHPQVVVRRDVAGKLIEVLSAAPAAADLPHDGHVESWIHVEIDRETDRADLKQITADLVRVLSDVREAVEDWEKMRDTALRVADHLQEEPVPGDLARPDVDEARELLRWLAADHFTFLGYREYQLRGDDSLAAVPGTGLGILRSDPHHADADSHPVSPSFERLPADARAKAREHKLLVLTKANSRATVHRPSYLDYVGVKKFDKEGNVVGERRFLGLFSSAAYTESVVRVPVVRRKVEAVLKGAGFSPNSHDGRDLLQIMETYPRDELFQTPVDELRSIVTSVLYLQERRRLRLYLRQDEYGRYYSAIVYLPRDRYTTGVRLRIIDILKEELGGTNVDFTAWNTESILSRLHFVVRVPQGTELPELSDADKERIEARLVEAARSWADAFQEALNAELGEERAAELLRRYNNAFTEGYKADHSPRSAVADLCHLERLTEERNFSLSLYEPVGAAPGERRFKIYRKGDAISLSAVLPVLNRLGVEVIDERPYELRCADRSNAWIYDFGLRIPKSLAGPGGDFLGDDGRERFQEAFSATWTGKAENDGFNALVLGAGLHWRQAMVLRAYAKYLRQAGSTFSQDYMEDTLRTNVHTTRLLVSLFEARMSPDRQRAGHEIVDALLEELDAALDQVASLDEDRILRSFLTVIKATLRTNFFQERADGEPHDYVSMKFDPQAIPDLPAPRPAFEIWVYSPQVEGVHLRFGKVARGGLRWSDRREDFRTEVLGLVKAQMVKNTVIVPVGAKGGFVAKQLPDPGVDRDAWLAEGISSYKTFISALLDITDNMVGGEVVPPADVVRHDEDDTYLVVAADKGTATFSDIANQVAESYNFWLGDAFASGGSAGYDHKGMGITARGAWESVKRHFRELGVDTQTQDFTVVGIGDMSGDVFGNGMLLSEHIRLVAAFDHRHIFIDPKPDAATSYAERRRLFELPRSSWADYNGDLISAGGGVFPRTAKAIPVNGHIREALGIEAGVTKLTPADLMKAILRARVDLLWNGGIGTYVKSGAESNADVGDKANDPIRVDGADLRVRVVGEGGNLGLTQLGRIEFALHGGKINTDAIDNSAGVDTSDHEVNIKILLNGLVGEGDMTVKQRNKLLAEMTDEVGALVLRNNYAQNTAIANALAQSKDMLHAQQRFMRHLVREKHLDRALEFLPTDRQIRERLGAGQGLTSPETAVLMAYTKITVSDELLHTSLPDDPYLRGLLHAYFPTALRERFPDGIDSHPLRREITTTVLVNDTVNTGGTTYLHRLREETGASLEEIVRAQTAARAIFRSAPVWDAVEELDNRVEADVQTRIRLHSRRLVERGTRWLLNNRPQPLQLAETVDFFVERVEQVWSQLTKLLRGADLEWWQRIHDELADAGVPDELATRVAGFSSAFPALDIVSVADRMGRDPLDVAEVYYDLADRLHISQLMDRIIELPRADRWQSMARASIREDLYAAHAALTADVLAVGNGTSTPEQRFKAWDEKNAAILGRARTTLEEIQSSETFDLANLSVAMRTMRTLLRTHS from the coding sequence ATGCAGACCAAGCTGGACGAAGCCAAGGCCGAGCTGCTCGAGAGGGCGGCGCGGGTCGCTGAGAACAGCCCGGTCGGGGGGCACCTACCGACTGGGACGACGAGCGAGGGCACTCCGGGGACCCCGGACCACGCCACCCTCCTCGCGTTCCTCCAGCGCTACTACCTGCACACCGCCCAGGAGGACCTGAACGGCCGTGACCCGGTCGACGTCTTCGGAGCCGCGCTCTCGCACTACCGGCTGGCCGAGAACCGGCCGCAGGGAACGGCCAACGTACGGGTGCACACGCCGACCGTCGAGGAGAACGGCTGGACGTGCTCCCACTCGGTCGTCGAGGTCGTGACCGACGACATGCCGTTCCTCGTCGACTCCGTCACCAATGAGCTGACCCGGCAGGGGCGGGGGATCCACCTCGTCATCCATCCGCAGGTCGTCGTGCGGCGCGATGTGGCCGGCAAGCTCATCGAGGTGCTCAGCGCCGCGCCCGCCGCGGCGGACCTGCCGCACGACGGGCATGTCGAGTCGTGGATCCACGTCGAGATCGACCGTGAGACCGACCGGGCCGACCTGAAGCAGATCACCGCCGACCTGGTGCGCGTCCTGTCCGACGTCCGGGAGGCCGTCGAGGACTGGGAGAAGATGCGGGACACCGCGCTGCGGGTCGCCGATCACCTCCAGGAGGAGCCGGTCCCCGGTGACCTGGCGCGGCCCGATGTCGACGAGGCCCGTGAGCTGCTGCGCTGGCTGGCCGCCGACCACTTCACGTTCCTCGGCTACCGGGAGTACCAGCTGCGCGGGGACGACTCCCTGGCCGCCGTACCCGGGACCGGGCTCGGCATCCTGCGCTCGGATCCGCATCACGCCGACGCCGACAGCCATCCGGTCAGTCCCTCCTTCGAGCGGCTGCCCGCGGACGCCCGCGCCAAGGCGCGTGAGCACAAGCTGCTGGTGCTGACCAAGGCGAACAGCCGGGCCACCGTGCACCGGCCCTCCTACCTCGACTACGTCGGGGTGAAGAAGTTCGACAAGGAGGGGAACGTCGTCGGGGAGCGGCGGTTCCTCGGACTGTTCTCCTCCGCCGCCTACACCGAGTCCGTGGTGCGGGTGCCGGTCGTGCGGCGCAAGGTCGAGGCGGTGCTGAAGGGCGCCGGGTTCTCGCCCAACAGCCACGACGGGCGCGACCTGCTCCAGATCATGGAGACCTACCCGCGCGACGAGCTCTTCCAGACGCCGGTGGACGAACTGCGGTCCATCGTCACGTCCGTGCTCTATCTCCAGGAGCGGCGCCGGCTGCGGCTGTACCTGCGGCAGGACGAGTACGGGCGCTACTACTCGGCGATCGTCTACCTGCCCCGCGACCGCTACACCACGGGCGTGCGGCTGCGGATCATCGACATCCTCAAGGAGGAACTGGGCGGGACGAACGTCGACTTCACCGCCTGGAACACCGAGTCGATCCTGTCCCGGCTGCACTTCGTCGTGCGGGTCCCGCAGGGCACCGAGCTGCCGGAGCTGTCCGACGCCGACAAGGAGCGCATCGAGGCGCGACTGGTGGAGGCGGCACGTTCCTGGGCCGACGCCTTCCAGGAGGCGCTCAACGCCGAACTCGGCGAGGAGCGGGCCGCGGAGCTGCTGCGGCGCTACAACAACGCCTTCACCGAGGGGTACAAGGCCGATCACAGCCCGCGTTCCGCCGTCGCCGACCTCTGCCATCTGGAGCGGCTCACCGAGGAGCGGAACTTCTCGCTCAGCCTGTACGAGCCGGTGGGCGCCGCGCCCGGCGAGCGTCGTTTCAAGATCTACCGCAAGGGCGACGCGATCTCCCTGTCGGCCGTGCTGCCGGTTCTGAACCGGCTCGGTGTCGAGGTGATCGACGAGCGGCCGTACGAACTGCGCTGCGCGGACCGCAGCAATGCCTGGATCTACGACTTCGGTCTGCGGATCCCCAAGTCGCTCGCGGGTCCCGGTGGTGACTTCCTCGGCGACGACGGACGTGAGCGGTTCCAGGAGGCCTTCTCGGCGACCTGGACCGGCAAGGCGGAGAACGACGGGTTCAACGCCCTGGTGCTGGGCGCCGGGCTGCACTGGCGGCAGGCGATGGTGCTGCGCGCGTACGCCAAGTACCTGCGTCAGGCCGGGTCCACGTTCAGCCAGGACTACATGGAGGACACCCTCCGGACCAATGTCCACACCACCCGGCTGCTCGTGTCGTTGTTCGAGGCGCGGATGTCCCCCGACCGGCAGCGCGCCGGGCACGAGATCGTCGACGCGCTGCTCGAGGAGCTGGACGCCGCTCTCGACCAGGTGGCGTCGCTGGACGAGGACCGGATCCTGCGGTCCTTCCTCACCGTCATCAAGGCGACCCTGCGGACGAACTTCTTCCAGGAGCGCGCGGACGGCGAGCCGCACGACTACGTCTCCATGAAGTTCGACCCGCAGGCCATCCCGGACCTGCCGGCGCCCCGGCCCGCGTTCGAGATCTGGGTGTACTCGCCGCAGGTGGAGGGCGTGCACCTGCGGTTCGGGAAGGTCGCGCGCGGTGGTCTGCGCTGGTCCGACCGGCGGGAGGACTTCCGTACCGAGGTGCTCGGCCTGGTGAAGGCGCAGATGGTGAAGAACACCGTCATCGTGCCGGTCGGCGCCAAGGGCGGCTTCGTCGCCAAGCAGCTGCCGGACCCGGGCGTGGACCGTGACGCGTGGCTGGCGGAGGGCATCTCCAGCTACAAGACGTTCATCTCGGCGCTGCTCGACATCACCGACAACATGGTCGGCGGGGAGGTCGTCCCGCCGGCCGACGTGGTGCGGCACGACGAGGACGACACCTACCTGGTGGTGGCGGCCGACAAGGGCACGGCGACGTTCTCCGACATCGCCAACCAGGTCGCCGAGTCGTACAACTTCTGGCTCGGCGACGCCTTCGCCTCCGGCGGCTCGGCCGGCTACGACCACAAGGGCATGGGCATCACCGCCCGCGGTGCCTGGGAGTCCGTGAAGCGGCACTTCCGGGAGCTGGGCGTGGACACGCAGACCCAGGACTTCACGGTCGTCGGCATCGGGGACATGTCCGGTGACGTCTTCGGCAACGGCATGCTGCTCAGCGAGCACATCCGGCTGGTCGCGGCCTTCGACCACCGGCACATCTTCATCGATCCGAAGCCGGACGCGGCGACCTCCTACGCCGAGCGGCGCCGGCTGTTCGAGCTGCCCCGCTCCAGCTGGGCCGACTACAACGGTGACCTGATCTCGGCCGGCGGCGGTGTCTTCCCGCGCACGGCGAAGGCGATCCCGGTCAACGGTCACATCCGGGAGGCCCTCGGCATCGAGGCGGGCGTCACCAAGCTGACCCCGGCCGATCTGATGAAGGCGATCCTGCGGGCCCGGGTGGACCTGCTGTGGAACGGCGGCATCGGCACGTACGTGAAGTCCGGTGCGGAGTCGAACGCCGACGTCGGTGACAAGGCCAACGACCCGATCCGGGTGGACGGCGCCGATCTGCGCGTGAGGGTCGTCGGCGAGGGCGGCAACCTGGGGCTGACCCAGCTCGGCCGGATCGAGTTCGCGCTGCACGGCGGCAAGATCAACACGGACGCCATCGACAACAGCGCGGGCGTGGACACCTCCGACCACGAGGTGAACATCAAGATCCTGCTCAACGGGCTGGTCGGCGAGGGGGACATGACCGTCAAGCAGCGCAACAAGCTGCTCGCGGAGATGACCGACGAGGTCGGCGCTCTCGTGCTGCGCAACAACTACGCGCAGAACACGGCGATCGCCAACGCCCTCGCCCAGTCCAAGGACATGCTCCACGCCCAGCAGCGCTTCATGCGCCACCTGGTCAGGGAGAAGCACCTGGACCGGGCGCTGGAGTTCCTGCCCACCGACCGGCAGATCCGTGAGCGTCTGGGTGCCGGCCAGGGCCTGACCAGCCCCGAGACGGCCGTCCTGATGGCCTACACGAAGATCACGGTGTCGGACGAGCTGCTGCACACCTCGCTGCCCGACGACCCGTACCTGCGCGGTCTGCTGCACGCGTACTTCCCGACGGCGTTGCGCGAGCGGTTCCCCGACGGCATCGACAGTCACCCGCTGCGCCGCGAGATCACCACGACCGTCCTTGTCAACGACACGGTCAACACGGGCGGTACCACGTATCTGCACCGGCTGCGGGAGGAGACCGGCGCCTCGCTGGAGGAGATCGTGCGGGCCCAGACCGCGGCCCGGGCGATCTTCCGCTCGGCGCCGGTGTGGGACGCGGTGGAGGAACTCGACAACCGGGTCGAGGCCGACGTCCAGACCCGTATCCGGCTGCACTCGCGGCGGCTCGTCGAGCGCGGTACGCGCTGGCTGCTGAACAACCGGCCGCAGCCGCTCCAGCTCGCCGAGACCGTCGACTTCTTCGTCGAGCGCGTCGAGCAGGTGTGGTCGCAGCTCACGAAGCTGCTGCGGGGCGCGGACCTGGAGTGGTGGCAGCGGATCCACGACGAGCTGGCCGACGCCGGTGTCCCGGACGAGCTGGCCACCCGGGTGGCCGGGTTCTCCTCGGCCTTCCCGGCGCTGGACATCGTGTCGGTGGCCGACCGCATGGGGCGGGACCCGCTGGACGTCGCCGAGGTGTACTACGACCTCGCCGACCGTCTGCACATCAGTCAGCTGATGGACCGCATCATCGAGCTGCCGCGCGCCGACCGCTGGCAGTCCATGGCCCGCGCCTCCATCCGCGAGGACCTGTACGCGGCCCACGCGGCGCTGACGGCGGACGTGCTGGCCGTCGGCAACGGCACCTCGACGCCCGAGCAGCGCTTCAAGGCGTGGGACGAGAAGAACGCGGCGATCCTCGGCCGGGCGCGCACCACGCTGGAGGAGATCCAGAGCTCGGAGACGTTCGACCTGGCCAACCTGTCGGTGGCCATGCGGACGATGCGCACGCTGCTGCGGACGCACTCGTAA
- a CDS encoding DJ-1/PfpI family protein, producing MTPKILIVTGDAAESLEVLYPYQRLREEGYEVHIAAPTRKKLQFVVHDFEPGFDTYTEKPGYTWPADLAFSEVDPGQYAAVVIPGGRAPEYLRNDPELRKILKSFFDADKPVAQICHGPLLTAAADALHGRRVTAYPALELDMQSAGATFQDVEAVVDGTLVSARAWPDHSAWMREFLKVLRIKAPVT from the coding sequence ATGACCCCGAAAATCCTCATCGTCACCGGCGACGCAGCCGAATCCCTGGAAGTCCTCTACCCCTACCAGCGCCTCCGCGAGGAAGGCTACGAGGTCCACATCGCCGCCCCCACCCGCAAAAAGCTCCAGTTCGTCGTCCACGACTTCGAACCCGGCTTCGACACCTACACCGAGAAGCCCGGCTACACCTGGCCCGCCGACCTCGCCTTCTCGGAGGTCGACCCCGGCCAGTACGCCGCCGTCGTGATCCCCGGCGGCCGCGCCCCCGAGTACCTCCGCAACGACCCGGAACTCCGCAAGATCCTCAAGTCGTTCTTCGACGCCGACAAACCGGTCGCGCAGATCTGCCACGGCCCCCTGCTCACCGCGGCCGCCGACGCCCTGCACGGCCGCCGCGTCACGGCGTACCCGGCCCTGGAGCTCGACATGCAGTCGGCGGGCGCCACCTTCCAGGACGTCGAGGCAGTGGTCGACGGCACCCTGGTATCCGCCCGCGCCTGGCCGGACCACTCGGCCTGGATGCGCGAGTTCCTGAAGGTGCTGCGCATCAAAGCACCCGTGACCTGA